The DNA sequence AACGGTAGCTGCCGCTTTAATAAAGTGATGACATGATGTTTGTGCATTGGTGAGAAGCTTGACTTCTTTATAGGTCATTTTAAGGACATGATGTCATGGCCGTGGCCTCCAGCTGGGCAGATCGGGTTGCCCTTGGACTAAATGTGTCCTTCCGTGTGACTTCCTGTACTCCTTCTGTTGGTTCTACTCACGCTGCAACCTCCCGTCGAATACACACATACCCGACGTGGTGGACCTTGTGGTCCCTGCACCCACTGTGGGATGCACATATAGTGCCTGCCACTATTTAGACAGCTCTGTATTCCAGCTCACTGATTTTAGAATGAAACAATGAACACAAGGTTAAAGAGCGTCTTGTTGAATGTGAGGGTGCTAACATGCCTACGTGCCCGTGCCCTGGGTAAAGCCCACAGTAATTGTAGCCCTCACGGTCCTCCTTAACTAATGAAACATTTGTTCATGGGTTTTCTGTTGTTGGTTGGGCACCAGTGTGTGGTTGCATCCATGAGAGAGTCCTCAGGAGGTCTGGAGCTGATTGTAAATGTCACACTTGCACCTGTAGTGTACCAGGAGAGGCAAAGGGGAAACTGTTGGTAACGTGCAACCAGATGCCTGGATGGAACCTGCAGAAGAATCGTCCAGAAACAAGCGCTTCACCCGAGCACAGCATGGGTTGTAGAGTCACCAAGGAGTTGCAAGCAGATACTAAAGTTTTATTTAAGATTATGTTAATCCCATTATTTATGATAGCCAGAAATGGGCATCTATGTATAAAAGGATTGGGGTTTATATATGTGCAATACATTTGTAGATGTAAGtgcagatgtaaaaaaaaaaattatggcATTCTGCAACAGTGTTCTGGGTACAGAGCCAAAGTAACCAAAACTGGGTCTAACTACCATACAAAACACTATATGTAGAGATGCAGAGTGGTTTAGAGCtgcattaaaacattttaaacaaaagtCTTCAGCCAATTACATTACATTCTACCTCCCATTAGCAAATAAACGCAAAACGTCATTTCAACTCATCATTTCATTTAAACTCTGTTCGTAATGACAGGTTTGTGGTTAGACTCCTACCTGAGGCAGGCAGACCAGGTGGACCAGGATGTCCAGGGGGCCCCTGAAGGCCCACAGGTCCCATTGGTCCTATTAGACCAGAGTCTCCCTTGGACCCCTGAATCAGGCAGACACATAAAAGCTCTGTATCCAACTGAACGCATGATGGAGTGAGCCACAAAGCCCCGTTCTTCAGAACTCAGGGGAAGTCCTTCACCTGTTTGCCTCTCTTTCCTGGTCGTCCTGTGGGGCCCCTGTTTCCAGCGATCCCGGGCTCTCCTTTCGGGCCCATTTCACCCTGATAAAATACCAAGTCCACAGGTTTATCAGCACGGTCTCCGTGTCCCCTGGACTAATATTACCAAATCTCACTGGGCTTTGTCCTTCACCTTTTGGCCAAGCATCCCTGGCAGACCCATCGTGCCCTGAAACATAAGAGAACACACCATTAGAAAGCCAAACTCCTCACCCTTCACTAATGAAGAAAGACCTGGTGGGCTCACCTTATCACCCCTTGGGCCGACTTCACCTCTGTCACCTCGTGAGCCCTAATAAGAGATGGGAAACACGAAATCTTAACAGGCACGGCGCAGACATGTTTCAGCATCAAATCATCAAATTCCAGTAGTTCCACTGATTCAGATTTAATCACCTAGGTGAAAGAACAGAGTCCGACACCAACCTACCTTTTCACCTTTATACCCCGGCACACCCTGCATCACAGAAAATAGAAACACATATTACTGCAATGGAATCTAACAGTACTGCATGTTGTATAAAAAATGTACTCTTGGCTACTGTATTTCTGTAGTGCTTGGTTGCAAGACTAAATGAAGTTTCACAGCAATAGAGTTCATTTAGCATCTGCTCCCGGCCAGTGCAGACCTTGGGTCCAGCTGGTCCTCTTGCCCCGGGCAGACCCATCAGTCCAGCGTCACCTTTCTCCCCCTGACGGACACACGGGTTACTTCACACCGCACCACCACCTGCTTGCTACTTCTGCATTTTCCATAGCATGCTTGCGAACGGATAAACTGCTTGATGAAGTGTTAACACGAGTGCAGTCGAAAGGTTGGCTATCGTGGAGTCAGTCCGACGGGTGTCGCTCACCTTGGGCCCACCTGGTCCTGGCCATCCACTTGGTCCCTGTCGCCCTGGGAGACCAGGTGGCCCAGTGCGTCCCTGGAACAAGACGAAATGTTACATAGCACTTACAACACTAAGCCTGACTGAGACCTTGTGGTCCTGTATATTAAAATAAGGCACAGTCTTATGGCTGAGCATAATGGTTATGGCTCATCAGAATGAGGAAAATACAAAACATATTTTCTGCAAGAAGCATTAGGGCACAAAGCAGTAGAGTGTCCATGGTGGAGGCTGCTTCCCTGATGACCAGGAACGACTTCTATTATTCCCTAAAAACAACCTGGAGAAATGTAGGAATGTGCTTGGAAGAAGGCAGAGACtgggcgagggagagagagagagagagagagagagagagagagagaaagagagagagagatagagaggtcCATCACTCTGCTGGCTTTAATTAAATGATGTGCAGGGGGCAGGAGCCAGGGCTTGTGGGAAAGCAAATGATTTATGGGGAACTCCAGCACTAAGCTAAATTGCCCTGCAATGCTGCAAAGCTCCATCCACCATcgccagcaacccccccccccccccccccccccctcaggccAGCCCGCAGGGTGCCCACCAATGAGATCCCATTGTTAAGTGCAAATTGTCTGCAGAGTTCCAGTGGCGTATCTGAACTCTGTGACCCAGGTATCTCTGTCAAGGTTGCATTTGCTTAGAATATCTTTACAATTGTGTTGTGCACGTGGCTGCGTGGAGCCCAGTGGGGAGCAGGGCCGGcgggcacacgtgcacacacgtgcacacacgtgcacttcATCGGCTCCTGCTTGGATTTATTTATCGAATTTACTTTTGGGCCAGCCAGCCAAATCCACTTATGGAGAAACGGAGCAGCGTCTCACCTTCTGTCCAGGTCTCCCGATTTCTCCCTGACAACACGAGGCCGACAGCGGAGAGGAAAGACGAGACGAGAGGCGCATCAATACACTGCATAACCAACCTAGCCACGCCCCTGTACAAACCCCGCCCCTCCACAAACCCCGCCCCTCCCAAACCACACCCCCATTCCTCTACGTCTCATTAGAAATCACGCTTACACAACATGGCATTATGTGGCTCCGGGGTACAACGGTGGTATATGAAAGAGCTTAAAATATGGGATCATAGCACACAGCACGAGAGATTAGTCACTCGTATTTATAAacatattaaaaaatacaccTGCAGTCAATAGACAGGGAGATGTCTTAATCAGACTGATGTCTTAATCAGATGTCTTAATATTTAGTTCCTAATTCTATTTGCTcccctttgtgtgtatgtgagtttcACCTTTTCACCCTTTGGCCCCTTTGGTCCTGGCAGTCCGGCAACACCCTGTAAATGACATGAAGACTGTGGGTTTAGGCATCACAGGTTAAAGCATTATGAAGCCCTAACAACTATTGGTATCAGGATCCTCCAGAATCATAATAAACGAAAATAGTGAATCCACCATGTTACAGTAGATCTTATTTAGACATCCTTAACTAACAAAAGATCACGGAACAGTGTGGTGGTCCCTCAATAACACTCTTCTTATTGAAGGCATCTTAAAACTGCAATCCCGTAACCTCTCGGAAGACATGATGAAAAATATCCAATACATATCATATATCATGCAGACAAGCAGCGTCTTTATTTAGTCTGTGTGGTGCAGTCGGTGAGCCGGTGAGCCGGTGGACCGTTTCTAAGAAAGGTGCGCGGGGCAGAGACGCGCAGTGGAAAAAAGCTATTTACGTCCGCTCTAAATGCAGGGTGTTAATGGGCTGCAGTGTGGCGTGGTTGTAGGGGGCTTGGGGGGGGCGCGGTGGCAGACACTGGTGCATCTCTGCCAAGGCCGAAAGTGGTCAGAGGAAATGAGAAGGGTCTCGCACGGTAAGGAAGCCCCCATGGCAAAAAAGGATCTAGCCAGAGGATGTGGATAACTAGGAGTTACCACCTCAAAGAAGCATTCGATGTAAAATTCAACGTGAGCATAGGGGTTACGTCGAGGGGGCTGTTGGACATGCTGTAGCTGGGGCCCTCTAGCTGGACGCACTGTAGTTGGGCTCAGTGTAGCTGGGTGCACTGTACAGCTGGGCTAACTTTAGCTGGGCTCTGTGTAGCTAGGTGCACTGTAGCTGGGCTAACTTTAGCTGGGCTCTGTGTAGCTAGGTGCACTGTAGCTGGGCTAACTTTAGCTGGGCTCTGTGTAGCTAGGTGCACTGTAGCTGGTTGCGCTATAGCCAAACAACTACTGAACTGCTGGTTACAGGGTGAATTTAGGAGACTGCTCTCATCATGACCAGTATACATGAACATTCGTAAAACCAGAATAAACTTTACCACAAATATACACAACTGTGACCAAATGCCAAGCCTTCAAATTACATGGTCACCAGCTTCATAGTTCCTGAGGCATGCTGCATAAACTCTTCCAAACTTCACAATTGTTCACCACATTCTGGGTCATACTGTGATCATTTTGTACCTCAGTGcacagcaaattttacagtgtGAATAAGTTTTGATATTCTGAGCATTTTTAGCGTTAAAAATGTTAATTACAAGTATTAGGTAGGAGGTTTAAAACTGATcttggaggggggtgtgggTTTGGGACACAAGACCTCGCTGAAAAGCCCTCCGGAGGTGTCACGGACTTAATTCAGACTATCACAAATATGAAGGGAGGAGCTTGACATTCCCTGTGAGGAGCGTTGAGGAAGGGTTGCTTAAGTGAGTAGGATGGGTGAAACTGCTATGATTTGGCATAGGATATCCTGACTGTAATTACATTTGGACAATTTCACAAGTAATAAAGTGAAATATATCATTAATCAATATGTTGTTGTATCTTTTTTTTACTCAGTGCTATTTGAATAAAACAAGACACATGTCAAAATTGTGTAATTAACTTGGTCAGTGTAACCTTAACTCATTTCGTAATGTGGTGGTTGTACATCTGAAGCGTGAATGACACCATTGAGCTTAAAGTGCATTGGATTTTGTGGTCTTGTAACCATTTTTAAATTAGCTTGGAATCCGTGTGGTAAGGCATGTCTAATTATTGCACCTGGTTGCTGTGTTTGAGGCGAGGCAGAACAACCGCCATTTTCTCTACGCTTGGTTGGTAGTAACAGATACGCATTTGCTAAATAGGCAAGTATAAGAAAGAACAATTTATATGTATAAATGAATTCTAATAGGCATGAATACCTACTTAAGCACTTCTGTAATGAAATGTGATGTGTATAATTAAACGAGCCCTTAAAGAAGTGTAAAATACCAACAGTTAATAACATGTCATACGAACTCAGTTTGGTATCTACATGTACTGTATGCTAAGGAGTTTGCCTCCTTAATCTAGAAAACACGATTAGATGCAATTAGATGTGGTGCACATTTGCACGTACACATTTGCAACGAGGGGTTGTGTATCCTGAAGTAATGAGAACTGAGTAATGGCCCTCTCTGTGAACTCTGTGTCTTCACCCTGTCAAGCAGCCTGTGACTCCTCTCAGTCTGGGAAGGCAGCGAGGTGGTGTCTGCTGTCTACCTGCCCAGCCGAGGGTTGTACCTGAGGTCCTGATGGGCCTGCTGGTCCAGGTGGCCCCACAGAGCAGGTAGGGCCGCTTGGCTTGTGATCAATCTCCTGTGTGCTCTCGTGTTCATATTCATCGCTAACATCCCTCTGCAAGACGAATCATATAAAACGTGACATTACGTTCTTTAGCGTTTTCAAAGGGAAATGTAATGTTAATGTAATGTTCATTTTTGTAATTTCAATGGTATTTCACACCAATGGCTATTGTTATATCTCTGGCATTTAAACTAACGGCGCTTTTGTTGACCATTCGTTCATAGTATTTGCGCAATATTTGCTAGCGTTGACTGCATAAGCACAGCCCGAGTGAAATGCGAGTTTCacaacaccacatacacatggTGTCTTCCACCTTAACGATTTTATGACCATCACGAGATCCGTCTCATCCACAGATCGGTATCAACACCTCCTCATTGTTACCCACAGACGTAATCGTGGAAGCCGTCCAAGGACGGATCACACCCCCACTGAAGCGAGAGAGTCACATGTCATACCAGGGGCCTGCGCCACAGAGAGGGGGGCGGGGGAATCAGGGGGGGCGGGGGCGGAGTCAGCATGCAGCAGGGGTCCAATTTCTTTCTGGGCGCCAGTGCCTGGAGATCTGCAGTCGGGGggaaagaggaggaagatatCAACAAACATGCAGAAACAGGGGCAGGAAAGGCCCAGCGACGCGTAATAGCGACGCGTAATAGCGGCGCGTGGGGGGGTGACAGCTGGGCCCGAGCTTAACAAACGAGGCGAGAGTCACAGGCTGAGACTCTCCACTGCCAAACGTTGTGGGATTGCTGCTAGTGGTGGGCCAGTTTGGACTTATGCAACAACAGATGCCTTCAAGCAACCCGACGTGACCATCTGCTCAAATGAAGATGACAGGCAATACTGTATGGGCTCGTCTTGCTCTCTTAGAAGTGGGGGAGACTCATGATGCTGTAATGGCAGCTCATCTTGCTCGAGTTCCCAGCAGACAGCGAGGACAATCACAGCGGTCGACATATCAGAGCGGGACAGATGTAAACACTCGCATGTCTGCAGTACATATATACATGTTGTGGAACACAaatcacaaaacacaaatattgATATATTTCTAATCAAAACTGTGCAAGAAAAAAACTTTGCACAAAATTACTGATCAGCTTGGACTCAAAACGCTGACTTGTCTCAGATGAGACCTCAATTGTAGTTTCAGCACTTAGAACCTACTGAATTTAGAACGTCAGTCATGTTTGAGCTGTAATCACATAATCATTGCTTAAAAAACACTTATTATTAACCATAACCCATGACACTTCAGCAAAATTCACAGCCAGAAGGGAGGATGTCTAGACAAGAGCAGTGAGTGCATGTGCCCGTCCACATACTAGATACTGGAACGCTGGCCTTTAGACGGCTGCTAAATCAGAAGACTGTTAAAACAGAACCATCCAAACAACATACAACAGTCACCATAGCGGCAATTTCAACACCTTATTACTAGCGTTGTTGGCTTGAACCAAAAAGAAATCCCTTCATAGTTCCCTCTTTACGGATTCAAACGGTCTGACTTTGAATAAGTATTTTCCAAGTGGTTACAAATCAATGGAGAACATTTGCACACGTCTAACTGTAAATGACAGACGGCAATAAATATCCTGCTGTGATGCTGCTATTCACCGGTCAACACTGGAACACAGACTAAAACATGCTGGCGTTTACGCCACTGTAAAAGTCGAAATGCTGCAAACGGCAAAACAAAGATCACTTCAATACTCTCGATTCTGCACACCAAATACACACATCAGGCACACATCAGACTGACATCAGACACACATCAGACCAGGAGCAGCCAGAGTGTGCAGCTCCACGCAGATGGAGCAGAAGCTGCCGTACCTGTTGGGATGGGGAACAGGTCACCCATCAGAGACTGAGGGCAAACGTGCTGAAGGAGGAGTGGGAGAAGTCCGAGCGTCAGGAGGAACATGCTGCCCACCGCAGAGTGTGTGCTTCACTAGCGACTGATCTGGCTCGCACGCCGAGTCTCCACGCTGCTCCCCTGCCTGCTcaacgtctcacacacacacacacactctcactcccctccctgctcaacatctcacacacacacacacacacgcgctctctcactcccctccctgctcaacgtctctcacacacacacacacacacacatacgcactctctcactcccctccctgctctctgtctttctcacatacacacacacacacacacacactctctccctcccctccctgccTCTCCCACTATCACCACGCCTCTGGGAGAAGAGAATGCCAGCCCATGCCACAGCTGAGTGCCTCCTTTGCACTGGTCCTGTGCTAAACATGGAGTCAGTTGGCCTTTGGTAGCCAATATTAGCGCCTCACTACTGCCTCTGCCTTTGTTTGTGCCCCCTGCCCCAAATGGAAGAAAACAAAtcgagttgtgtgtgtgtgtgtatatataaatatatacatatggtAACTAGTAGTAGAAGGACCCACGTTGCCTCAATGTCAAGCAGTACAACTGTTTTCTTCCATATGTGTGTACAAATATATAGCCCATAGTTCTCAGTGACACATGCTCATGGGTGAATTAAGACCTCACATCCAACATCCCTGGTGGGATGCGGTTGATTAGCTCCAGAAATTCCACATTTACATAATAGGTTATGGCCACTGAAGTAGCCATCACCTATTTAACTCACCCCCTTTCAAGGCCAGGACAAACAGCATTTATTACAAATAGTAGTGACAGATTTAGACTGGATTGTGAGAGAGTCTGCACCCCCACTCCCGCCCTTTGGGCCGGGTGTATCGACCAGCCCAGCAGGGTGATGGCTGCCCTTCCTTCCTGTCAGAATGAATGACAACACAATCAGGCGGAGGGCCACTTTAGTCTTCCAGTGGGAAGGTGCACACACGTTGGTGCCCCCTGCTTCAGTTGTCCGCCCATCACCACAAagaagagacacacagtggtTTTATAATCAACGTTTAATTTACAGCACGTCGTCTGACGAAACACAAACGCACGTGAGTTTAATCATCCGTAGCCACATGCGTAAATGGTGTACTAAATTACCCCGGGCACATCACCGCACGAACCGTTCTGAATCTTTACAGACTCGCACGTGCTTTTTGCACTTGCAAAGGGAAGTTTCACTTCATGTCTGAGGAGGGTGAATGTTCCTCTGCTCTTCTTAGGACAGTGAGGTAACAGTCTTTGAGAGGAAGCAGAGAACAGTTAGACTGTAATTGACTGCAGGCTGAACTTAACAGGCTGAGTTTAACCAGAGTTCACCCATCAACCTCCGCCTCAGCCTTCAAAGCACCACCGATACCTCTGCATGCGCTTAAAGCTCATCACGCACCTTTTGTGGGTCGAATTCATATTCATATAATCTCACAGTCCAACCCCAAATTCTACTGCCATAAAACGTGTTTCAAGTATTTATCTCTTAAAAAACATTTGACTGTATATGACCCATGAACGTGTGTAATGCTGGAGAGGCAGCGTGCGGTGGAGGGTAGAGGGTAGATGTGTagctctggggggggggggggaactgaCCACTGTGCCCTTGAAGCAGCAGATGGTGGTGTGGAAAGTGTGTGGTGGCCATAAAGAGATGACCTGTAACTCAACAACCACAGACTTAGTCAATTAGACAGAACAAACATCCCTCAGGGAGTAGAAAGCGTTAGACCAAACAATTAATGAACAAGCTTTGTATGCCGTCACATACAGGATAGCTACTGTGTAGCAGCTCAAATCCGGTCCTGGATTTTGTAATGATTCATGTAGCCACTGTATCATCACCCCTGACTCCTAGATTAAGGTAGAGAGGAAAACCTGTAGCAGCTGGATCCTGAGGACTGGGATTTAAATACATCTCCTCCAGGGCAACGTGCTTGATTTCTTGCAATATCACAAATGAGACGCAGCTTGAAGACACACAAGGACCTGGAGACtattaggtgtgtttgagcagAGACACATGAAATGTTATAGGTTATGCGAAAAACCAGTCCAGGCTGCTTAAGCCTCCTAATtgatgtgcacgcacacacacacacacgcacacacgcacacacgcacacacacctgccctcggTACTCAAGATCCTTGATCACTTCTTTCGGATGTGTACAACAGTGAATCTGGAGCCAAACTCGGCAGGAAGATGAATCCTCAGGTGCAGACACGTGAAGCTGTTTTCTCCCCAGACGAGGCCATTGTGGAAGTAGCATTATGTGCAAGATGAAGCACAATCTTTATTATTagctatccccccccccccccatcaccataAATGTAGATTCAAAATCCAGTGTACTGAGGTCAAGCTGTGGCCCTGAGCTTCAGGAATGAGAGCTGACCCCAGTGTGTAAAAGAGGAGAGGTCAAGAAATACACTCCCCCGGGCACGTCTACCACCACCCTTACAGGCTGGACCGTGTCAGCCAGGGGAactcctaaaacacacacacacacacacacacacacacacacacacacacacacacacacacacaaacagaagagAGAGGGTCTGAATTTGTCATTTTTAACAGAAAACTGTTCTGTGGGCTTTAAAATTCTGAGCCACATTTGGTCAATCATTAAAATGCGATCTGTtgacctgcacacccacacacacacacacacccacacaccccccccacacacacacacacacacacacacacacacacagatcgaGGGTGTTCCACAGTCAACATGACACCCTatccaacagtgtgtgtgtgccaggacATGCACAGCATAACCCTGCAGGCCTTTACTGTCTATACTGAGTTCACAAACAGCAGGGtcagagatggtgtgtgtgtgtgtgtgtgtgtgtgtgtgtgtgtgtgtgtgtgtgtgtgtgtgtgtgtgtgtgggctacaGTGTACGTGGAGTAATGAATTAACACATGAGAATATTAACAAATGAGGACATTTGGCCAAAAATCCTATTACAACAGCCAATCAATTCAGATCATATTATTGTGATTTTCTTATAGACAGTATATATGTTACATAATACATATGAGGTATTGTAGCCAAGCCAAGGAGAAACTGGGTAAAACACGTCTGTTCATATCTGAGAAATCACTCACATTTTTTCAGGGTGTTTATGgtaatgtggggggggggggggggggggctacctGCTGCTTCCTGTCAGCTGCTGGGTCTATGAGCACGTTGAGAAGGCTCGGGGTGGCCGTGTCCGCCAGGCTCTGCTGCAGGGCACCTCGCAACTCTTCCACCGTGCGTACCAAATACCCACGACCCCCGAAGGCACGCATGACCTGCTCGTAGCGGGCCTCGGGCAGGAGCGTGACGGGCGGGGCTCTGGAAACACACCGCCCAgttactccacctccacacgtCCAGACGGCTAGACGGGAGGACAGACAGCAGCGCGGGGGGGGAGCGTCTGCAGGTGCGTGAGGCAGGACTCACGTGGTGGTCAGGTCTCCCatcttctccatctccctccacgTCTCTGGACTCACTCCGCTGTAGATTCCGTTATTGTTGACCACGACGATGATGACCGGCAGCTTATACCTGTTCAGAGGGGGAGCGTTAGGGTGTTAGGGTGTTAGGGACTCTTATTCTTCCGCAGATCCTGGTGAAGGTTTTCGGGTGTGAGGTTCACCTGCACATGGTTTCCACCTCCATGCCGGAGAAGCCGAAGGCGCTGTCCCCCTCCACGCACACCACCCTCCGGCCCGTCCTCCCGCTGCGCTCCAGGACGGCCGCTGCCACGGCGAAGCCCGGTCCCACCCCCATGGTGCCGAACGTCCCCGCGTCCAGCCTGGAGCACACGACCAGCGGGCTATCGTTAGCTAGCACACCACGCTAGATGCTATGGAAGTAAAGAATGTGTGGAACTGTGTTGACGTGCAGGCAGGCggagggggggtttggggggggttgtgggacCTGTGTCTGGGGAAGTGGTTGTGCaggaaggtgggggggggggggcacacaccTGTGTCTGGGGAAGTGGTTGtgcaggaaggtggaggggggggggcacacaccTGTGTCTGGGGAAGTGGTTGtgcaggaaggtggagggggggggcacacacCTGTGTCTGGGGAAGTGGTTGtgcaggaaggtggagggggggggcacacacCTGTGTCTGGGGAAGTGGTTGtgcaggaaggtggaggggggggggcacacaccTGTGTCTGGGGAAGTGGTTGtgcaggaaggtggagggggggggcacacacCTGTGTCTGGGGAAGTGGTTGtgcaggaaggtggaggggggggggggcacacaccTGTGTCTGGGGAAGTGGTCGtgcaggaaggtggagggggggggcacacacCTGTGTCTGGGGAAGTGGTTGtgcaggaaggtggagggggggggggggggggcacacaccTGTGTCTGGGGAAGTGGTTGTGCAGGAAGGCGCGGCCGATGTCCATGGTGTTGGCTCCCTCGCTCACGATGATGCAGTCTCGGGGCAGCAGCTCCGCCATGTGATGAAACACCGTGTAGTAGTTCATGGGCAAAGTGGTGCGAAGAGCCAGAGCCTGTACGCAAGCAAAcgcataaacaaaaacaaaaacaaaaacaaactgcTGATGCCAGAGGGACAAGATAAAAGAAAAACGATGTATGCAGCCAAAAGGCCTGCCACAAAATGCAAATGCAAACGCAATCGTACCTTTGATATCTGAGCATTGGAGgccatcttttctctcagcatcACCCACCACTCCGAGTCTGAAGGGTATCTCCATGGGTCTGACCTAAAGCTTTGCACCAGCTAAAGATCAAGTTAGGAAAAATTACTTCTTAATGCTATTTGAATCAAAGCTGATTGGTCTATAGGGCGTGTATGAATGAGGGATGGAGGTACCTGGCCCACCACAGCCCTGACGTCTCCCAGCAGAGCAGCCGTAGCGCTCACGTTATTACTCATCTCCTCTGCAC is a window from the Brachyhypopomus gauderio isolate BG-103 chromosome 13, BGAUD_0.2, whole genome shotgun sequence genome containing:
- the colq gene encoding uncharacterized protein colq, whose amino-acid sequence is MFLLTLGLLPLLLQHVCPQSLMGDLFPIPTDLQALAPRKKLDPCCMLTPPPPPLIPPPPSLWRRPLRDVSDEYEHESTQEIDHKPSGPTCSVGPPGPAGPSGPQGVAGLPGPKGPKGEKGEIGRPGQKGRTGPPGLPGRQGPSGWPGPGGPKGEKGDAGLMGLPGARGPAGPKGVPGYKGEKGSRGDRGEVGPRGDKGTMGLPGMLGQKGEMGPKGEPGIAGNRGPTGRPGKRGKQGSKGDSGLIGPMGPVGLQGPPGHPGPPGLPASGLYVVGPKGEKGHAGSPGHCGCSSHTSINGPAFDQSSHRSPYPRVPAIFVVSKEEELDHLHTANALAFRKDQRTLYFKDTDGWLPIQLTPFQSMEHAPDPDGFCGDGVVQVENGEECDDANKVVTDGCVKCRHAHCGDGYRYEGAEECDGKDFGYQTCKSYLPGSYGHLKCTDDCYIDSTNCKYFT